The region GCAGTCAGTATTTTTGGGGTCATAACATTGGACCTGCTAAGATTTGCTTCAATAATACAAGTTTCATTTCTTGGAGTAGTTTTGAGTGATTTAAAATCATAATTAACATTAGAGACTTTGTAGGTAATTCTACTAATAACGTCAATATTGGCAACTCCAGGATTAAAATTATCACTTAGACCCTGGACGTATATAACTAATGAATTTTTAGTGAATTTATCAGCCAAGCTCATAGAGTAATTGGGATGGCAGTTAAAGTAGACTGGACCATCGTTAAGATTTGATTCAACTATAGCAATAGTCGAATTATGAAAGTCTTTAATTCTAGTGTCTCGAAGAACTAGCAATATAGGGGTGTTTAACCCTAGTTTATGTAATGGTTTTATAGCTATCTGAATTAATCCTAGATGGATATAGCGATAACCTTCTCTATAATGCGTTTctaataattttttatttaacaAATTAATAGTTTCATGCTTGTTACTAACAGACGTAGCGGATTCAACAGTATGAATAATCTTTTGACTTTTAAAATCAAAAGTATCAATTTTATATATTTCTTTAAATTTAATTTCTGGCATAGACCAGTTAACTAATCTATTTTCCATTTCTTGAATTTCTAATTCTTGGTTTTGGAAGGTATCTTG is a window of Lathyrus oleraceus cultivar Zhongwan6 chromosome 6, CAAS_Psat_ZW6_1.0, whole genome shotgun sequence DNA encoding:
- the LOC127096427 gene encoding uncharacterized protein LOC127096427; protein product: MSKIIKAFSELGCSSRSKINNRTLVPATLNNDKIELDQDTFQNQELEIQEMENRLVNWSMPEIKFKEIYKIDTFDFKSQKIIHTVESATSVSNKHETINLLNKKLLETHYREGYRYIHLGLIQIAIKPLHKLGLNTPILLVLRDTRIKDFHNSTIAIVESNLNDGPVYFNCHPNYSMSLADKFTKNSLVIYVQGLSDNFNPGVANIDVISRITYKVSNVNYDFKSLKTTPRNETCIIEANLSRSNVMTPKILTASDIIEKFPQEWIL